A window from Nitrospira sp. ND1 encodes these proteins:
- the glgP gene encoding alpha-glucan family phosphorylase, translating into MQAPDHIQPPQDTVPQSLHRLGELARNLWWSWNQPARQLFESIDPTLWFLTHHNPVQLLSGVKPERFVTLAGDPNFVRQYSAVLRAFDEYLSNKNTWAATEFSALQNSPIAYFSAEFGLHISIPIYSGGLGILAGDHCKEASDLGIPLVGIGFMYPQGYFKQRINPEGWQEATYAPFNRYDSPIHQAMTPTGIPCSIKVEIGHRQVTVLVWQVRNGRMSLYLIDTDVPENTPEDRALSARLYGGDQEIRLCQEFLLGIGGVRILRALGINPAVWHCNEGHSAFLTVERIREFVTTGHSHAEASDLVRQSTVFTTHTPVPAGHDIFPFHLMDRYFSNYWGQLGLSREEFLRLGETPENAGHGFNMTALAMRLSAHVNGVSREHGRVSRQMWQHLWPGLAQDLVPIRSLTNGIHAPTWISPESNSLYAKYLSPDWAERVDDPTIWQRVTDLPDDALWAVRQTTRRKLMRFIRERARDGWIRGHLQPMQAIARGTLLDPEALTIGFARRFATYKRATLLFRDLDRLKQLLHNRWRPVQIVFAGKAHPADEPGRYFIHEVLSFCNDHKLGGHVAFLEDYDMHMAKYLVQGVDIWLNTPRAPLEASGTSGQKAALNGVINLSVLDGWWQEGYNGANGWGIQPLPEGSDTQAQDAHDAEQLFRLLEQEVVPLFYQRDLDGIPRGWLQIVKESIKTVAPRFCTKRMVKEYMRQLYAPATARTPNKW; encoded by the coding sequence GTGCAAGCACCCGACCACATACAACCCCCTCAAGATACGGTTCCCCAAAGCCTGCATCGACTCGGTGAACTGGCCCGCAATCTCTGGTGGAGTTGGAATCAACCGGCACGTCAGCTGTTTGAGTCCATCGACCCTACACTCTGGTTCCTCACCCATCACAACCCGGTCCAGCTGCTCTCCGGCGTGAAACCTGAACGCTTTGTAACCTTGGCCGGCGATCCGAATTTCGTCCGGCAATACTCCGCGGTGTTACGCGCCTTCGACGAATATCTGAGTAATAAGAACACCTGGGCGGCGACGGAGTTCTCCGCACTCCAGAATTCTCCCATCGCCTACTTTTCGGCCGAGTTCGGACTCCACATTTCTATTCCAATCTATAGCGGCGGACTCGGCATTCTTGCCGGAGACCATTGCAAAGAAGCCAGCGACTTGGGCATTCCTCTCGTCGGCATCGGCTTCATGTACCCGCAAGGATATTTCAAGCAGCGTATCAACCCGGAAGGATGGCAGGAAGCCACCTACGCCCCCTTCAATCGATACGATTCGCCGATTCACCAGGCGATGACGCCGACGGGGATCCCCTGCTCCATCAAGGTCGAGATCGGCCACCGCCAGGTTACGGTGCTGGTGTGGCAAGTACGTAACGGACGAATGTCCCTCTATCTCATCGATACCGATGTGCCGGAAAACACGCCCGAAGATCGCGCCCTCTCCGCGAGGCTCTACGGTGGAGACCAGGAAATCAGGCTCTGTCAGGAGTTTCTGCTCGGGATCGGCGGCGTGCGGATCTTGCGCGCCCTGGGCATCAATCCCGCGGTCTGGCATTGCAATGAAGGCCATTCGGCCTTCCTGACCGTAGAACGCATCCGGGAATTCGTCACCACCGGACACAGTCATGCTGAAGCGAGTGACCTGGTTCGACAGAGCACCGTCTTCACCACCCACACCCCCGTTCCGGCCGGGCACGATATTTTTCCGTTTCACCTGATGGATCGCTACTTCAGCAATTATTGGGGCCAACTCGGACTCTCCAGAGAAGAGTTCCTACGCCTGGGCGAAACGCCGGAAAACGCAGGACACGGCTTCAACATGACCGCCCTTGCGATGCGGCTGTCGGCCCACGTCAACGGCGTGAGCCGCGAGCACGGGCGAGTCTCTCGACAAATGTGGCAACACTTGTGGCCTGGCCTGGCGCAGGACCTCGTCCCTATCCGCAGCCTCACCAACGGCATCCACGCGCCCACCTGGATCTCCCCGGAGTCGAACTCCCTCTATGCCAAATATCTCAGCCCTGACTGGGCGGAACGGGTCGATGACCCCACCATTTGGCAACGGGTCACGGACCTGCCGGATGACGCTCTTTGGGCCGTTCGACAAACAACGCGACGCAAACTGATGCGGTTTATTCGCGAGCGCGCGCGGGACGGCTGGATTCGCGGCCATCTCCAGCCCATGCAAGCGATCGCCAGGGGAACGCTGCTGGACCCGGAAGCCCTCACGATCGGATTTGCCAGACGGTTCGCGACCTACAAACGTGCGACACTCCTCTTCCGCGATCTCGACCGACTCAAACAGTTGCTCCACAATCGGTGGCGGCCCGTCCAGATCGTGTTTGCAGGCAAAGCGCACCCGGCCGACGAACCTGGGCGCTACTTCATTCACGAGGTGCTGAGTTTCTGCAACGATCACAAACTCGGTGGTCACGTCGCTTTCCTCGAAGACTATGACATGCATATGGCAAAGTACCTGGTGCAAGGCGTCGATATCTGGCTGAACACTCCGAGAGCCCCACTCGAGGCGAGCGGGACCAGCGGCCAAAAGGCCGCGCTCAACGGCGTGATTAACCTCAGTGTCCTCGATGGTTGGTGGCAGGAGGGGTACAACGGCGCCAACGGATGGGGCATTCAACCCCTGCCTGAGGGATCGGACACCCAGGCGCAGGACGCTCACGATGCGGAGCAATTGTTCCGGTTGTTGGAACAGGAGGTCGTACCGCTGTTCTACCAACGCGACTTGGATGGCATTCCACGCGGATGGCTCCAGATTGTTAAGGAGAGCATCAAAACCGTCGCCCCCCGCTTCTGCACCAAACGGATGGTCAAGGAATACATGAGGCAGCTGTATGCACCGGCCACCGCGCGCACCCCGAACAAGTGGTAG
- a CDS encoding HEAT repeat domain-containing protein, giving the protein MRRHTTWVLPVGLALLAWAIPHSATAVPSATKPAVTPVERQAMTLYQAAEYSRVLELLQQIPAGQQPALELLRYGILSHLKLGKPEEAWKLYTKLVADNRPDEPAVLRDIARSFIVTRVRDTQEHIRIAAYTALAEMGESDTLPILEDGLLDSSALVRARAAEAIGRAGLAGRSSALKRALRDEAPGVRIAAINALSDAKVAGITDQLTEIARVDEGPESIFAFAGLYKLGRTDVLTDISNAVTLPDPEVRMAALGVLGRLRRPASLSILSQAVYDPHPAVRAFAAGALGEFGSTDGIAPLTHALSDENPRVRSVAASSIGRLGATETRSVVQPLLRDPDEHVRISAVEALLRLGDASAVLNAADLARHPDPSVRGGAAHALAAATTPNALTVLESLLRDQQPLPRLMAARALGKLQQKSLISPLKTGLQDSDPTVRIASAGSLIHILSRKDKQGSAR; this is encoded by the coding sequence GTGCGCCGACACACGACCTGGGTACTGCCAGTTGGGCTTGCGCTGCTTGCCTGGGCCATCCCGCATTCCGCAACGGCAGTCCCATCAGCGACCAAGCCCGCCGTCACCCCCGTCGAACGACAAGCCATGACGCTCTACCAGGCGGCTGAATACAGCCGCGTGCTGGAGCTACTCCAGCAGATACCCGCTGGCCAGCAACCAGCGTTGGAACTCCTGCGTTATGGCATTCTGAGTCATCTCAAACTTGGTAAGCCTGAGGAAGCGTGGAAGCTCTACACCAAACTCGTTGCGGACAATCGTCCAGACGAACCAGCCGTATTGCGGGACATTGCACGAAGCTTTATTGTGACTCGTGTCCGTGATACTCAGGAACATATCCGCATTGCTGCCTATACGGCGCTGGCGGAAATGGGCGAAAGCGACACGTTACCGATACTCGAAGACGGCCTGTTGGATTCATCGGCGCTCGTCCGCGCTCGCGCAGCCGAAGCCATTGGACGAGCCGGCCTGGCCGGACGCTCCTCTGCGCTCAAACGAGCGCTGCGCGACGAGGCGCCCGGAGTTCGCATTGCGGCAATCAATGCCCTCAGTGATGCCAAAGTCGCCGGCATAACGGATCAACTGACTGAAATCGCCCGCGTCGATGAGGGTCCGGAATCCATCTTTGCCTTCGCAGGATTGTACAAGCTTGGACGAACGGACGTCCTGACCGACATCTCCAATGCCGTCACGCTCCCCGACCCTGAGGTGCGCATGGCAGCACTGGGTGTGCTCGGACGATTGCGTCGACCTGCCAGCCTGTCGATCTTGAGCCAAGCCGTCTACGATCCCCATCCTGCCGTCCGTGCCTTCGCAGCGGGGGCTCTAGGAGAATTCGGTAGCACCGACGGGATCGCTCCACTGACACACGCTCTGAGTGATGAGAATCCGCGCGTCCGCAGTGTCGCCGCTTCCAGTATCGGTCGACTTGGCGCCACTGAAACTCGTAGCGTTGTCCAACCGCTATTGCGAGACCCCGATGAGCATGTTCGTATCAGCGCCGTCGAAGCTCTCCTCCGACTCGGTGATGCCAGTGCAGTTCTGAATGCCGCAGACCTCGCCCGACATCCCGATCCCTCCGTACGTGGGGGTGCTGCGCATGCCCTGGCGGCCGCCACCACCCCCAATGCCCTGACCGTGCTCGAAAGCTTACTTCGAGACCAGCAGCCGCTCCCACGACTCATGGCCGCACGGGCGCTGGGCAAACTGCAACAGAAATCCCTCATCTCTCCACTTAAAACCGGCCTCCAAGATTCGGATCCCACGGTTCGGATAGCTTCAGCAGGAAGCCTTATCCACATATTGTCTCGAAAAGACAAACAAGGGAGCGCCCGCTAG
- a CDS encoding HEAT repeat domain-containing protein codes for MEHTGEKEEQAQAVSPISQVEDETLTDQVSDQLAASLDSSAGAQDLTDPLQEVVLEEEQVKDEIDIQIDLLKDPDWVVRREAAITLGEMGDERCVEPLAAALRDGDWQVREVAIEGIGQIGSPAVEVLLKLLRDWDVRKSAIMALGKIRDERVLEPLMQQLRNDEFMEDATDALVNLGEPALPGLIKALKDKEELVRKQAVIALGRIKSPEAIDPLIEMLQNKDWFTRLTAAAALEAIGDERGREAIKPLLKDSDMVVKMRVERILAKWKKQPAAV; via the coding sequence ATGGAACACACTGGTGAAAAAGAAGAACAGGCCCAGGCTGTTTCCCCCATTAGTCAGGTTGAGGATGAGACTTTGACAGATCAGGTCTCAGATCAACTGGCTGCTTCCTTGGATTCTTCGGCAGGCGCCCAGGACCTCACTGATCCATTGCAGGAAGTGGTTCTTGAGGAGGAGCAGGTCAAGGACGAGATCGATATTCAAATCGATCTTCTCAAGGATCCTGATTGGGTGGTCAGGCGAGAAGCTGCAATCACGCTGGGAGAAATGGGCGATGAGCGTTGCGTCGAACCGCTTGCTGCGGCTCTTCGCGATGGTGACTGGCAGGTGCGGGAAGTTGCGATTGAGGGGATCGGGCAGATCGGTTCTCCTGCCGTCGAGGTGTTGCTTAAGTTGCTCAGAGATTGGGATGTGCGGAAGTCCGCAATCATGGCTCTGGGGAAAATTCGTGATGAACGGGTGCTTGAGCCTCTGATGCAACAGCTCCGAAATGATGAGTTCATGGAGGATGCCACCGATGCCTTGGTTAATCTTGGTGAGCCGGCTCTGCCTGGTTTGATCAAGGCGTTGAAAGACAAAGAAGAGTTAGTGCGGAAGCAAGCGGTGATTGCGTTGGGGCGGATTAAGTCTCCCGAAGCCATCGATCCGCTGATTGAAATGTTGCAGAATAAGGACTGGTTCACTCGGCTGACAGCTGCCGCGGCACTTGAAGCTATCGGCGATGAGCGTGGTCGCGAAGCGATCAAGCCATTGCTGAAAGACAGTGATATGGTGGTTAAGATGCGAGTTGAGCGTATTCTTGCAAAGTGGAAGAAGCAACCGGCCGCTGTTTAA
- a CDS encoding septal ring lytic transglycosylase RlpA family protein: MASWYGKEFHGKLAANGEAFDMTAYTAAHRKLPLGSVVRVVNLTNGKTVQVRINDRGPYVAGRMLDLSHAAARELGMVEAGTTAVQIEVIGDHRPVAQIPSTKIPAVSGMVLNTDMRAVRQHRRPEEGVERPAVPVRMMPQEALYVRRERRIGSMLAADHTAHNTVPVLILS, encoded by the coding sequence GTGGCCTCATGGTATGGCAAGGAGTTTCATGGAAAGCTCGCAGCGAATGGGGAGGCCTTCGATATGACGGCCTACACTGCTGCTCATCGCAAACTGCCGTTAGGTAGTGTGGTTCGTGTGGTCAATTTGACCAATGGGAAAACCGTTCAAGTTCGAATCAACGATCGGGGGCCTTACGTTGCAGGGCGTATGCTGGATCTTTCGCATGCGGCGGCTCGAGAGTTAGGCATGGTTGAAGCCGGTACCACGGCGGTGCAGATTGAGGTGATTGGAGATCATCGTCCGGTCGCGCAGATTCCCTCGACGAAGATTCCTGCTGTGTCCGGTATGGTATTGAATACGGATATGCGAGCAGTGAGGCAACATCGTCGCCCGGAGGAGGGAGTTGAAAGACCTGCCGTTCCTGTAAGAATGATGCCACAAGAAGCGCTCTATGTGAGGCGTGAGCGCCGTATCGGCAGTATGTTGGCAGCCGACCACACAGCTCACAATACCGTCCCCGTCCTCATCCTATCCTAA
- a CDS encoding ABC transporter ATP-binding protein codes for MIEVRNITKRYGNLTAIDRVTFRVDKGEVLAFLGPNGAGKTTTMRILTSFIPATEGTAQVAGFDCAEQPDEVKKRIGYLPETPPVYQELTVSEYLAFVGQLRGLSGAELTAGMDRVMERLSLGSVRQRLIANLSRGYRQRVGLAQALIHDPPVLILDEPTVGLDPKQIIEIRELIKSLAGSHSVILSTHILPEATAVCQRVVIINGGRIVAEDTPDQLSARLRRSEKISVTLKAPPADVLERFREVAGVEHALTTSEPHTVLIECALGRDIREEVARFAVGQHWGLLEMKSVSMTLEDVFLKLTQREDGLPKADDASESELH; via the coding sequence ATGATCGAAGTTCGCAACATCACAAAACGGTATGGCAACCTGACGGCGATCGACCGCGTCACCTTTCGTGTGGACAAAGGTGAGGTGCTGGCATTCCTCGGCCCGAATGGCGCTGGAAAAACCACGACCATGCGAATCCTAACCTCTTTCATTCCGGCAACGGAAGGGACAGCGCAGGTCGCAGGGTTCGATTGTGCAGAGCAACCGGATGAGGTGAAAAAGCGAATCGGCTATTTACCCGAGACGCCGCCGGTGTATCAAGAACTCACTGTCTCCGAATACCTCGCCTTCGTTGGACAACTCCGCGGACTCAGTGGCGCAGAGCTGACGGCCGGCATGGACCGTGTCATGGAACGGCTTTCCTTAGGATCTGTCCGCCAGCGACTCATCGCCAATCTGTCACGCGGGTACCGCCAGCGAGTCGGCCTGGCCCAAGCGCTGATTCACGATCCCCCGGTTCTGATCCTGGACGAACCCACGGTAGGTCTCGACCCAAAACAAATCATCGAAATTAGAGAATTGATCAAGAGCCTGGCCGGCTCTCACTCAGTGATTTTGAGCACCCACATTCTCCCTGAAGCCACGGCCGTCTGTCAGCGTGTCGTGATCATCAACGGCGGCCGGATCGTCGCCGAAGACACGCCCGACCAACTGTCCGCCAGGCTCCGACGATCGGAAAAAATAAGCGTGACCCTCAAAGCTCCACCGGCAGATGTCCTCGAGCGATTTCGCGAGGTCGCCGGGGTCGAGCATGCGCTGACGACATCTGAGCCCCACACCGTTCTCATCGAGTGCGCCCTCGGCAGAGATATACGAGAAGAAGTCGCACGGTTTGCAGTGGGCCAGCATTGGGGATTGCTTGAGATGAAATCGGTCTCTATGACCTTGGAAGACGTCTTCCTGAAACTGACTCAGCGGGAAGACGGTCTGCCGAAAGCGGACGATGCAAGCGAAAGCGAACTACACTAG
- a CDS encoding ABC transporter permease — MPPVQAIIAKELRSYFVSPIVYVVGAVFLLTFGFLAYLYIVFTGAQAIQLMQMQGGTAQINLNDLVFRNLFASMRFVLLLILPILTMRLLAEERKLRTFEFLMTAPVRVSEIIVGKFISVYLVFLGMLLLTTLVPLTLALFSDFDWYPVLTGYLGMTLLGGFFLAVGLFASSITENQIVAAFTSFGLLLMCWLLAGLGSLLGDTPAGHVVSYLSFMEHFDHLVRGLVDTKDLVYYVSGTVLMLFLAHRVVDSSRWK, encoded by the coding sequence ATGCCACCAGTTCAAGCCATTATCGCGAAAGAACTGCGATCCTATTTCGTCTCCCCGATCGTCTATGTCGTCGGCGCCGTCTTCCTGCTCACCTTTGGCTTCCTCGCTTACCTCTATATTGTGTTTACCGGAGCTCAAGCCATTCAGTTGATGCAGATGCAGGGCGGCACCGCGCAGATCAATCTGAACGATCTGGTCTTCCGCAATCTCTTTGCCAGCATGCGCTTCGTGTTGCTGTTGATCCTCCCTATTCTCACCATGCGACTCCTGGCCGAGGAACGAAAACTGCGGACCTTCGAATTTTTGATGACCGCCCCCGTGCGGGTCAGTGAGATTATTGTCGGGAAATTCATCAGCGTGTACCTTGTGTTCCTCGGAATGCTGCTCCTGACCACCCTGGTTCCGCTCACACTGGCCCTCTTCAGCGATTTCGATTGGTATCCCGTCCTGACCGGCTACCTGGGCATGACACTCCTCGGAGGGTTCTTTCTGGCCGTCGGCCTCTTTGCCTCATCCATCACAGAGAATCAAATCGTGGCCGCCTTTACCAGCTTCGGCCTGCTCTTGATGTGTTGGCTGTTGGCGGGCCTCGGCTCGCTGCTAGGTGACACGCCGGCCGGCCACGTGGTCTCCTATCTCTCGTTCATGGAACACTTCGATCATTTGGTTCGTGGCTTGGTCGACACAAAAGATCTGGTTTATTACGTCAGTGGTACCGTTTTAATGCTATTCCTCGCGCACCGAGTGGTGGATTCGTCACGATGGAAATAA
- a CDS encoding GldG family protein, giving the protein MEITRRPLPIGAIGTGLAIAGVITYTLVPDKLWLVTLLEGLALVSLIWAFAIHFERLKTFTSQRSTRMGANSVLMVALFLGILAIVNFLAARHSIRWDFSENQNYTLAPETYRVLRNLTRDISITVFTREKDPGYQAYKERFDSYRQASSKLTVQFIDPERQPKVAQNYGITRTDIAIFESGPQSVRITSPAEVEITGALVRVSKDTKKRVVFLEGHGERSLDDTDRGGLTLTKEVLQKQGYDIGTLTLLQESAVPENTDVLIIAGPRRALTKEEKERIQAYVVKGGHVLVMVDPDTQSNMDDLLKTWGLELGPGVLVDLQDRLAQGDLTALLVRTFTDHEITHELTAAVLFPLARHLTFQEESGKEWDYVPLARTSPRSWAETDMKGRVVSYTEKEDVQGPLALAAALTPKQAPEEGKPRPAVVVVGNSAFASNGFINFVGNSDFFQRTVGWLSEERDLISLTPKDPAVRPFTPNPLQERILLYVQVILLPAMTILCGLLVWRKRRRL; this is encoded by the coding sequence ATGGAAATAACTCGTCGCCCCCTTCCTATCGGCGCCATCGGAACCGGGCTGGCCATTGCCGGAGTGATCACCTACACCCTGGTACCGGACAAACTGTGGCTCGTGACGCTACTGGAAGGGCTGGCCCTGGTCTCGCTCATTTGGGCCTTTGCCATCCACTTCGAACGGCTCAAGACCTTTACCTCCCAACGATCGACCCGCATGGGCGCCAACAGTGTGCTCATGGTGGCGCTGTTTCTCGGCATCCTCGCCATCGTCAACTTCCTCGCGGCGCGACATTCGATCCGCTGGGACTTCTCCGAGAATCAGAACTATACGCTCGCGCCGGAAACCTATCGTGTCCTTCGCAACCTCACGCGGGATATCAGCATCACAGTGTTCACGCGGGAGAAGGACCCAGGGTACCAGGCGTACAAGGAACGCTTCGACAGTTATCGGCAGGCCAGTTCCAAGCTGACCGTCCAATTCATCGACCCCGAGCGTCAGCCGAAAGTCGCACAAAACTATGGCATCACCAGAACCGATATCGCGATCTTTGAAAGCGGCCCGCAATCGGTTCGCATTACGTCCCCGGCCGAGGTAGAAATTACCGGCGCGCTCGTTCGGGTGTCCAAAGATACCAAGAAGCGGGTTGTGTTTCTGGAAGGGCATGGCGAGCGGAGCCTGGACGATACCGATCGCGGCGGGCTGACGCTGACCAAAGAAGTGCTGCAAAAGCAGGGATATGACATCGGCACCCTCACCTTGCTGCAGGAATCCGCAGTGCCTGAGAACACCGATGTCCTGATCATTGCCGGCCCACGGCGAGCGCTGACCAAAGAGGAGAAGGAACGCATCCAGGCCTACGTGGTGAAGGGGGGACACGTCCTGGTGATGGTCGATCCCGATACCCAGTCGAATATGGACGACCTGCTCAAAACCTGGGGACTTGAACTAGGGCCGGGGGTCCTGGTCGATCTACAGGACCGACTGGCGCAGGGAGACCTGACCGCCCTCTTGGTCCGCACGTTTACCGACCACGAAATCACCCATGAATTGACGGCGGCCGTGCTGTTTCCCCTGGCTCGCCATCTCACGTTCCAGGAGGAATCAGGCAAAGAGTGGGACTATGTTCCTCTCGCGCGCACCTCGCCGCGCAGCTGGGCCGAAACCGATATGAAAGGACGCGTCGTCAGCTACACCGAAAAGGAAGACGTCCAAGGCCCCCTCGCGCTGGCTGCAGCCTTGACCCCCAAGCAAGCGCCCGAAGAAGGCAAACCGCGCCCCGCCGTAGTCGTCGTCGGCAACTCCGCATTTGCCAGCAACGGGTTTATCAACTTCGTCGGCAACAGCGATTTCTTTCAACGCACGGTGGGATGGCTCTCGGAAGAACGGGATCTCATCTCCCTCACGCCCAAAGACCCTGCTGTGCGTCCCTTTACCCCCAACCCGCTCCAGGAACGCATTCTGCTCTACGTTCAGGTTATTCTGCTCCCGGCGATGACTATCCTGTGCGGCCTCCTAGTGTGGCGGAAGCGGCGTCGTTTGTAA
- a CDS encoding DUF4340 domain-containing protein — translation MARYWSTLILAGVLAGLGLYLYLVELPDQRTEVATATQAKQILPFTEAQITSLTVRSQSGEVVLTHSPGQPWTITAPLQTDADQRQVQALIRALIMGKVSRLVETHPASLAPFGLDHPSTVVTLTAGDKQETLSIGDAGPLFSTLYVLRTSDEAVLLTDLAPKDFLNRTLLSFRRKELLQFNQQETERLRLTYPTTEIVLYALDEKPKKKWKIRYPIEAEGDRTEILALLFRLEDLKALSIVDQGPEREKLAPMLTKPKIKVTLSAAGVDHVVRLYQPDPASGEAYAQTTPDGPIYKISPSAIKDLTKDLFTLQDKRLLGVDTGDIAMLSIKTREEQYVLIHDRNEWILEDQPTEKLRQDVADLLVSRIVNLPAEERVLKQAGPLAPYGLVAPVVEFVATGKDGRVAGRLAMGNQVGGLVYAIGHRIPGIFQVRPDLLKQIPSRLALLGQGPGPPP, via the coding sequence ATGGCGCGCTACTGGTCGACGCTCATACTGGCAGGCGTGTTGGCAGGGCTTGGACTGTACCTCTACCTCGTCGAACTCCCCGACCAACGTACCGAAGTGGCAACCGCCACCCAAGCCAAACAAATTCTGCCGTTCACCGAGGCACAGATCACATCGCTGACGGTTCGCAGCCAATCCGGCGAGGTGGTATTGACTCACTCACCTGGCCAACCCTGGACCATTACCGCACCCCTTCAAACCGACGCCGACCAGCGGCAGGTGCAGGCCTTGATCCGCGCGTTGATCATGGGCAAGGTCTCGCGCCTTGTCGAAACACATCCAGCCTCATTGGCTCCGTTCGGCCTCGACCACCCTTCAACAGTCGTCACCCTGACCGCAGGAGACAAGCAGGAAACGCTCTCGATCGGCGATGCCGGCCCCCTGTTCTCCACCCTCTATGTGCTGAGAACGTCCGACGAGGCCGTACTTTTGACGGACCTGGCCCCCAAAGACTTTCTGAACCGAACCCTGCTCTCATTCCGCCGCAAGGAATTGTTGCAGTTCAATCAGCAGGAGACGGAGCGACTGCGCCTCACCTATCCCACAACAGAAATCGTGCTCTACGCGTTGGACGAAAAGCCGAAAAAGAAATGGAAAATCCGCTATCCCATTGAAGCTGAGGGGGACCGCACCGAGATCCTAGCCCTCCTCTTCCGATTGGAAGATCTTAAAGCGCTCTCGATCGTCGATCAGGGGCCTGAGCGGGAAAAGCTCGCACCCATGCTGACCAAACCCAAAATAAAAGTCACCTTGAGTGCGGCCGGGGTGGACCACGTGGTCCGCCTCTATCAGCCCGACCCGGCAAGTGGAGAAGCCTATGCCCAAACCACCCCGGACGGCCCGATATACAAAATCAGCCCCTCGGCGATCAAGGACCTGACCAAAGACCTCTTTACCCTCCAGGATAAGCGACTGCTCGGAGTGGATACCGGCGACATCGCCATGCTCTCGATCAAGACACGCGAAGAGCAGTACGTGCTCATTCATGACCGGAACGAATGGATCCTCGAGGATCAGCCGACAGAGAAGCTTCGTCAGGACGTCGCGGACCTGCTCGTCAGCCGTATCGTCAATCTGCCGGCGGAAGAACGTGTCCTGAAACAAGCCGGCCCGCTGGCGCCCTATGGCCTCGTGGCTCCCGTGGTTGAATTCGTCGCTACCGGGAAGGACGGGCGCGTCGCCGGACGCCTCGCAATGGGCAATCAAGTCGGCGGACTCGTGTATGCCATCGGCCATCGAATTCCAGGGATATTCCAGGTACGCCCCGACCTGCTGAAACAAATTCCCTCCCGACTCGCACTCCTGGGCCAGGGTCCGGGGCCACCCCCCTAA
- a CDS encoding site-specific integrase: MGLVKRNNIWWMSFTFQGRQVRRSTETSDKKLAEAILSKVRVQIVEGKYFDKPKEEARTFRELMDRYLREHASRRSHYRRYVNMVTNLNAHFGNPKLEQVMPKTIVAFKNKRYADGVRPATINRELALMKKAFNLACREWEWTKENPVCRVSMERENNTRDRWLTCEEERRLLAAAAPWLQDVIVFAIHTGMRCGEILNLTWAGVDLNRRTATVFKSKNGERRTIPLSHTLVQALQARGRRVDSELVFTSAAGTPLDAPNLRRSFRLALKHGQVSDFRFHDLRHTCATRMVQAGVDLYKVQRILGHKSPMMTQRYAHHYPESLRDGVAIFDAGRAFSTNLAQAAIRPEQVSLTC, translated from the coding sequence ATGGGGCTCGTTAAACGGAACAATATCTGGTGGATGTCATTTACGTTTCAAGGGCGGCAAGTGCGGCGATCGACGGAAACCTCGGACAAAAAGTTGGCCGAAGCCATTCTCAGTAAAGTCAGAGTGCAGATTGTGGAAGGAAAGTACTTCGACAAGCCGAAAGAGGAAGCCAGGACATTCCGAGAGTTGATGGATCGTTATTTGCGCGAGCATGCCAGCCGACGGTCGCACTACCGTCGATATGTGAACATGGTGACGAATCTTAATGCGCATTTTGGGAATCCCAAGTTGGAGCAAGTGATGCCGAAAACGATCGTGGCCTTTAAGAATAAGCGGTATGCGGATGGGGTAAGACCGGCCACGATCAATCGCGAATTGGCGCTCATGAAGAAGGCCTTCAATTTGGCTTGTCGCGAATGGGAATGGACCAAGGAGAATCCGGTGTGCCGGGTGTCCATGGAACGAGAGAACAATACGAGGGATCGATGGCTGACGTGTGAGGAAGAGCGACGACTCCTTGCGGCTGCAGCACCGTGGTTACAGGACGTGATCGTCTTCGCGATTCATACGGGGATGCGATGTGGGGAAATTCTCAACCTCACATGGGCCGGTGTGGACCTCAATCGACGAACCGCCACGGTGTTTAAATCGAAGAACGGGGAGCGGCGGACAATTCCGCTCAGTCATACGCTGGTGCAGGCTCTTCAAGCTCGTGGCCGGCGTGTTGATTCGGAGTTAGTGTTTACGAGCGCGGCAGGCACACCCTTGGACGCTCCCAATCTACGACGGAGTTTCCGATTAGCGCTCAAGCACGGACAGGTGTCTGATTTCCGGTTCCATGACCTGCGCCATACCTGTGCGACACGCATGGTGCAGGCTGGTGTGGACTTGTACAAGGTTCAGCGGATTCTCGGGCATAAATCGCCGATGATGACGCAGCGGTATGCGCATCATTATCCGGAAAGTTTGCGGGATGGAGTGGCGATTTTCGATGCGGGAAGGGCGTTTAGCACAAATTTAGCACAAGCGGCGATTCGGCCAGAGCAGGTTTCGCTAACTTGTTGA